CCAGATAACTTCATCAGAATCCACATATACTTGAGTTCCTGCCAAAGACATTGTTGTAAAATCAGCATCAGAAATAGTTAATAATGTTTCTGGAGTTGCACCAAACCACAAACCAACTTTTGGATGAAACCATACATAAACAAATGCATTTTTATAGGTTTTTAAAAGTTTTTTAAACGTGATTAGTACATCAAATTCACTTAATAAAACTTCTTCTTTTCTAGAAACTACAACTTTCTTAAGCTCGTTATTATTAATTTCATCGAGCGTTTTTTCTACAAGATGAATGTGTTTTTCTTTATCAGAATTAGTCGCATCTTCAAAAATAGTATTGAAAGAAAAATCTTCTTCAATTAAGATATCCTCATTGATAAACGCTGCATTTTCAAGAGGAAATAAAATAGCATTTTCTTCACTATTAAAAGGTGCAAATACAAATCCGGTTTCTGTAAATTCTGAAGTGAAATTTAATGTATTGTCATCCATAAAAAAACCAGAAATTGTTGATGAATTTGGTTTTCTATAGGCTACAAAAGGTTTATTTCCTTTAAAATTTTCTTCAATTTTATTAAAAATGATATTCAATGTATGTTATAATTTATTTTTTATTTAAAACGATATTTGTCATTTTTGCAACAGAAATTAAATCGTCATTTTCATCGACAATAGTAACTTCCCATAAATGCGTGGTTCTCCCTTTATGAATATTCTTTGCAGTAGCAAAAACAACACCTTCTCTTTTGCTTTTTATATGGTTTATAGATAACTGAATTCCGTTAATAAATTGACTTTTACTATCGATAAAAAAGTTTGACGCTGCACTACCTACACTTTCTGCTAAAGCTGCAGTTGCACCTCCATGTAATTGTCCATAAGGTTGATGAACTTTAGAGTTTACAGGCATTTTTGCTGTTAAAAAATCATCGCCAAGAGCAACATATTCAATATCAAGCGTTTCCATTAAAGTCCCTTTAGAATGCTCGTTAAAGGCTTTTAAAATAGCAATTGTATCCATATCATTCAGATTATAATGTAAAAGTACATATAAAATTTTGTATTTTTGCAGCAGAAAAGTTAAACCATTTTATGTACAAAATACGCGTAATTTTAGACACCAAAGAAGATGTAATCAGAACTATTTTAGTTGATGACAACTTAAATTTAGAAGATTTACACTCTACAATTGCTAAAGCCTTTGGTTTTGGAGGAAAAGAAATGGCTTCTTTTTACAGAACTGATGATGAATGGAATCAAGATGAAGAAATTCCGTTATTCAATATGGAAGAAGTTGGAGAAGGTATTTCTATGCAAACTTGTATTTTGAATGATACTTTATCTGAAGAAAACAACAAATTAATTTACGTGTATGATTTCTTAAAAATGTGGACTTTTTATGTAGAAGTTATTGAAATTTCTGCTGATAAAAATGAGAATTTACCACAGATTATATTAACAGTTGGTGAAGTGCCTAGTGAAGCTCCAGAAAAAGAATTTGTTGCAGAAAAATTAGATGACGGCTTTGGAGACGATGGTGACATTGATGACGAATTTGGTCATTTTGATGATTTCGATTATAACGAATATTAGAAAATATATTTAAGCGTGTAACTGGTTAATTGTTTAACTGTTAATAGCTTTTCTACAATTAAACAATTACACTTTTAAACAATTACACATTAAAGAAGTAACAAATTTGTATTTTAGTCGTCTTACAGACATAACCGACTAAATCAATTTCTTTGGAAACTATCTTATCACTTAAAAATCTCGATAAAAAATACGGAAAAGTTCACGCAGTAAACAATCTTTCTTTTGATATACAAAGAGGAAATGTTTATGGAATTTTAGGTCCTAATGGAAGTGGAAAATCTACCACTTTAGGAATCATTTTAAATGTTGTTAATAGAACTTCTGGTGAGTTTTCTTGGTTTAACGGAAAACTATCCACTCATGAAGCATTAAAAAAAGTAGGCGCAATTATTGAGCGACCTAATTTTTACCCTTACATGACTGCTAATCAGAATTTAGCTTTGATATGTAAGATTAAAGGAATATCCACAGAAAAAATTAACGAAAAACTTACAACAGTAAATCTTTTTGATAGAAGAGATAGTAAGTTTAGTACCTTCTCTTTAGGTATGAAACAACGTTTAGCGATTGCTTCTGCCCTATTAAATGATCCTGAGATTTTAATTTTAGATGAGCCTACAAATGGTTTAGATCCTCAAGGAATTCATGAAATTCGCCAAATTATACAAAATATTGCTGCAAATGGAACTACAATTTTATTAGCTTCACACCTTCTAGATGAAGTTGAAAAAGTGTGTTCTCACGTTGTTGTAATAAGAAATGGCATAAAATTATATAGTGGTCGTGTTGATGAAATGACAGCTTCAAATGGTTTATTTGAACTAAAAGTTGAATCTGATGAAGATAAACTATTATCACTTTTAGAAGAACATCCTGCAATTGGCAAAGTAAATAAAGATCACGAAACTATTATTGCTACATTAAACAATTCTATTTCTGCAACAGAAATCAATGAATTTCTAT
The window above is part of the Polaribacter sp. SA4-12 genome. Proteins encoded here:
- a CDS encoding IS1096 element passenger TnpR family protein — protein: MYKIRVILDTKEDVIRTILVDDNLNLEDLHSTIAKAFGFGGKEMASFYRTDDEWNQDEEIPLFNMEEVGEGISMQTCILNDTLSEENNKLIYVYDFLKMWTFYVEVIEISADKNENLPQIILTVGEVPSEAPEKEFVAEKLDDGFGDDGDIDDEFGHFDDFDYNEY
- a CDS encoding PaaI family thioesterase, producing MDTIAILKAFNEHSKGTLMETLDIEYVALGDDFLTAKMPVNSKVHQPYGQLHGGATAALAESVGSAASNFFIDSKSQFINGIQLSINHIKSKREGVVFATAKNIHKGRTTHLWEVTIVDENDDLISVAKMTNIVLNKK
- a CDS encoding ABC transporter ATP-binding protein; this translates as METILSLKNLDKKYGKVHAVNNLSFDIQRGNVYGILGPNGSGKSTTLGIILNVVNRTSGEFSWFNGKLSTHEALKKVGAIIERPNFYPYMTANQNLALICKIKGISTEKINEKLTTVNLFDRRDSKFSTFSLGMKQRLAIASALLNDPEILILDEPTNGLDPQGIHEIRQIIQNIAANGTTILLASHLLDEVEKVCSHVVVIRNGIKLYSGRVDEMTASNGLFELKVESDEDKLLSLLEEHPAIGKVNKDHETIIATLNNSISATEINEFLFKKGIILSHLVKRKPSLEQQFLDLTNNN
- a CDS encoding chorismate-binding protein gives rise to the protein MNIIFNKIEENFKGNKPFVAYRKPNSSTISGFFMDDNTLNFTSEFTETGFVFAPFNSEENAILFPLENAAFINEDILIEEDFSFNTIFEDATNSDKEKHIHLVEKTLDEINNNELKKVVVSRKEEVLLSEFDVLITFKKLLKTYKNAFVYVWFHPKVGLWFGATPETLLTISDADFTTMSLAGTQVYVDSDEVIWKSKELEEQQLVTDFIQNQLEPISSNLKIDKTETVKAGNLLHLRSRVEGNLNKKSNLKELIRKLHPTPAVCGLPREQAKRFINQNENYSRSFYTGFLGELNLENKNSSLFVNLRCMNIEEKTASIYVGGGITKESNAKKEWEETIAKSKTMKKVL